ACTACGAAGGCATTTTAATTTCACTGAACGTGTTACAATGACAATAAGGACATTCTTCTTCGAGTAGTCTATTGCACAAATAATGACAAACAACAATTTAGCGTTCTTCAACTGGATGGTAATTAACATGTACTtaatgtgagattttttttaatgtaaaatacgTACATTAGTTTTGGAACAATGAAGGTTCGGAAAGAATGACCGTGTGAACCAACATTTTCACACCTGTCGACAAGGCACCGGGGGACGCTACACATGTGAATCAACATTGTGCGCATGCGCACATAGCGCAGCAACGCCAACTTCCTGCAAAATAGTGCTCCCTATCAACAGACAAAGCTTTACAATTTGGATTCAAATGGAGATGCATAAATGTTAGCGTCGTGATTTCCCACCTTCAATGGTAAGACAGGTTTACTGGTTGTGGTGCCACTGTAATGCGTCGTTTTGTTTCTAATCAACTTGGCATTTTTTGCTGCGGCAGCAGGAGTGAGATGCTTTGCACGCTGCCATTTCAGTGTCCGCTCCTATGGCGGCCGAACCCGACTAATATCTGGAGCAAAAAAACTTTTATGCCCGTGCCAAACTCATGATCTCAGTGCTAGTACGACTATCGTATCGCTTATTAACCAATATGGGTAATAAATGTGACATTTGAGAAAAAGGCGTCCTGTTTTGCTATTTGTATAACTTTACTAAGCGCGTGCGTAAATAGCTAACATCGTACGTAGCGCGACGCTCTCTAAATATTAGCAATGCTAGCTGATCATAACATTCGATAATTGGTAAACAAGATGATCATGATGATTTGTTTGTTAATGTTACTTACCTTTAAATCGACGCCAAACGCGGCAGCAGTTTTCAGGAATTAGTCTGGTGCCGCTTCACCTTCATTAGACCACTCGGCTGGGTTATTTACTGGTTCCTGCTAATCTAACGGTGGTCGGCTATTTACAGACGGAACGGGGATTGAAATGCTTGCTCCGTTGAAGGTTTGACATGCAAAATGGCAAAGTCATGTTCGTGAGATTGGGTGGTGCAGATGGGGTCCAAATGCAACAACAGCAAAACGAATACTAGTAAATTGGGTCAGAACGCTATATAAATACTATATACTACTTGCTACGTTCAAATTGTGCAGTTTTGCTTATGCAAAAGGTTGAAAAGCAAATGGGAAATGTGGAAAAACTTAAATATGTCAGCAGATAATACaatttttgctgttttgtttgattaGGAATAAAGCATGGAATATAATGTGGAGGGAGATGGGGGTACGTTTATGGTTGGTTACATTGTTATTTTCAGTtaacaagactttttttttttcgtcataaaaaaaaatcattaggtAGTGGGATAAGAATACTTCCAATGTATTTCCTTTATCATACAGATAACTGATAAACATATAggctcagaattttttttttcattgacaataaaccaaaaacaaaagaacatttattggagaggttaaaaaaaaacacaaaaaaaaacagactcttTGGTAAATTATTGATAATCAAGTTGTCGCTATAGTTATTTGAATCCGATATTTAAGTACAGGTCAGTAAAAGATGCTATGCGTTTAGTACCGCTAAAAAAGTATTCGGCGGTCTCAAAAGTATGTCAATTTCGATGACCTTTTCCCTCCAGGTGTTATGAGTTCACTTATATAAATCTTGTATGAACTGACATATGCTTCTCATTGGACCCAACCCCCGGAGGTGGCACACTTGATTCAGAACGTGCCGTCTTATGCGCCTCACGCGTTGGCGTGGTGTTCAATTTGCCGTCTGACCTATTTTCAGCTTCTGCGTCCACATTATGTCAGATGCGCGTTCCATGTCCCCTACTTTGACGGGAAAGCGAGCCGAGCGACGAAACAAGGTTAGATCTTATCCCCCCGCCCCCCGGGGCATCGTTTGCACCGGCGGCGTCCACCTGAGCGAGAATGTTTTCGTTTGACGccagtgaggtcacatgtaagGCGGCACGCTAGCCTAATCCCGCGCTAAGCACGAGAGTGGCGGGCAGTCACACCTGCCTCACCTGTAGGTCTCGTGCAGGATATGCGACCCAGACGCCCCACTTCCTGGGCTCCCCGTTGGGGGCGGTGCATCCATGCGTGTTTACGTGACAAGGGGAGGGGACAGTTTTgtattggggggggaaaaactaaATAAAGGCGTCACTTTCAGTCCACTTTTCAATTGTCAACTCTGTGACTGTCGAAGCAGGGTCCGCACAGAATCCCCAGGTCCAGAGAGTAGGCTTTGACGGCGCGCTGTCTTGTCGGGTCGCTCTGCCGCAGAAATGGATGACTCGCAGGAGCTGCCGGTAAGTGTGCCCGCAAGAGGGTGGGGGCATTTCACATTAATGACTAATGAATTTGAAATTGGGCGGTCCTGTAACTCTCTCACTGTTTCCCATCATTTCTCAAGAAATTCTTCTTTCCAATCCAACGTTGTTTGCTTCTTGTTCCTGAAAGCATCCAGTGAGCTTTTAATGCTGGAATGTGTGCTGAAACTAATTATGTGTATGAAACGTGCTATACAAATAGCAAAACTTGAACCCGATTTTTCTTTTACGCTTAACATTTTGTTGTAGatataattcataaaaaaaaaaattaggttgAGCTGCATGCTTCTTAGACTAATATAATTTTGGGGCACAGGCGAAGAAAGCCAAGCTTGACGTAGACAGTGGACTAGAGAAAGAGCAAAggtatgaaggaaaaaaaaacaaaacaaaacatggctcATTTATGAAAACCCTGTCGACTAAAATCTAGCATCTTGATGTGCTTTGTAGTAATTTGGGAGAGGATGGAAGCCCGAATGCTGTGCTAGCTCCATCGGAGCAAGGAAGCTCTTACTCTGCGCTGTCCATCTCCCAACTTGGCACACGTGAGTAGGAAATATGGAGAAAGCTGTGAATCACCGAAAATATAACTTGCTTGTTGATTACAGGGGATCGGGAGTCTGATGGCGAGATAGGAGGAGCGCCCCAGCTGAACTCGTATGCACACTCTGGTATGACTGCAGAAACATATTACGATTAAGTTCATAACGAATTAGAAAGGCAGTTTATTTAGCTACTTCAGTTAAAGTTGTTGACTTACTAATCATTTTCACTTGTATTCACTATTAGAACTTAAAATGCTGCCAAAAAACTGTGGCACAAACATATGAACTCACTGGCGCCATCTTTTGGCAGTTGTGAAAAGGGGGCTGCCTAATCCAGCCATTTAAcaatttcaatacatttttttaaaagcaagaaagaaaaagcacGACTGCGTGAAGATTCCACTTTGTAATCACATAAATtcctattattgttattttaatagaGTATACACCCAAATTTAGATGTGACATCACATTTTGTTGCAGCCTTAATTTCCTTTCCAACATAACATTTAAGGCCCAACAACATCCACAAAATGAATTGTTTGACTTACTTTTAGATGTCTTGAGTCTTCATCGTGCCATTTTCTTTCCATGGGTCCGTCTGCTGCATTTAGTTTTGtccaataaaaatatttacaaactgTTGTCATGAAAGGAAACAAAACTAGCCTGCAGCCATGGGCGACAGTTTCTCGATCCCACTTTGAGCCAGCACACCTGTTCCAATCAACTGCATGTGTGCTGGCTTGAATATAATTAGCCACTAGGTGGCGTTTCTCACTTTTAAGCATATATGCTAAatcaagggtgtccaaactttttcatttgagggccacattcagaaaatcagaaggacgcaagggccacataatgttatgaagagaaattgtgtttagtcctaaaaattgtacaaataatttatttgtgcttttgcatatttagaaaaatgctacagtatataaaccaatttatttgtaatatggcagtagggttattatagtttgggaatttttcattttagttagtttttattagtttttagggtgtttctgttagttttttattagttttagttctttaataaatgcttagttttagttagtttcagtatttgttttttttaatgtgcttttaattttttttaaatgtgttttacttgtgtacaatatttaaaaaaaaagaaaaaaaaaacatgggagcgacgtcatcttttggtgcttttctattgctgttgctagatgacatcacttctgtgtgacatactttcaaacgtcattatcccggttgacatcaaaataaatcacaccaaagactaacacgaagtacatttttgctataattatggttttagttagttttttaaataaaaaatgtaattgtaattaattagtttattttttttaaaagcattttcgtttttattttatttaataaaaaaattattgttttgaattttagttttttcgtgagttttagttaactaaaataacctttaatagcacctgtgtttttcgacaccctcccttcttaactttgaccatctccaaacatttttgtttattttatttgaactgagtcaaatgccatttttagcatatgtcgcgggccactaaaaaaatggacgggggggctgcaaatggcccccgggccgtagtttggacaccactgtgctAAATTGATGGTTGTTGTTGTCTTAATAGCAGACACAACAGCGGCGTCTGAATACACCCAACAGGTCTATGAAGGAAGCAAGTGAGTATGCGACATGAAATAAACGGCGATTTAAATGCACTTGTGTAGTAATTGCCTTTCTTTGCAGCCCTGCGGTGACATCATACCCCAGCCCGGCGACCTTCCCCCCACTGACTCAATCGGCTGTGTATTCAGCTTTTCCGCAGACAGGCCAAACGTACGGCCTCCCACCATTTGGttagtcgatttttttttttcccgctcttCTTCTTTCCTAACACGGTCTGCTCACTAAAAACATCGCATCGCACGTTTGTCACTTCACTTTAGTCGCCTCACTCTGCTTCTGCGCTGTGGAATCGATTTAGCTTTTGGGTTTTCCGCTCCAAACGCACAAAGCCCACCGCTTGACGGGAGGATTTTTGCAAGTCCTCGCTGTCTCCATTAACCCCCTTGCTGCCTCTTTCCTCCCTTTTTGCTTTTATTGCTGTCTGTCATCTTTAGGTGCTATGTGGCCAGGCATAAAAACAGAGACAGGTCTGCCAGaggcgccctctggtggccagcCTGGGTTTCTCAGCTTCAGCGCCACATATACCTCAAGCCAGCCAAGCCAGCTGCACTACTCATACCCCAGCCAAGGCAAGCGGCAGCATCACTTGCTCAGGACAATGCTGCACATTTTCGGCATTCTCCTACGGCGAGACGTGGCTTGTTTTCGTTCCGCTCGCCTCGATTGACATATGTGCGCCTTCCTCTCAAGGCTCAAGTTTCACAACATCCAGTGTGTACTCCAACATCCCATCAGCTACAGCCGCGACCACGGCATCCGCCACGGTAGCTCTCCAAGTAAGCGCGTTGAATATTTAAACGAGTCAGATCTGCATTCCCGACGTGACAGATCATCTTTGCGTTGGACTCCCCTCAGGAATTTAGTGGCTACAACTCTCTGGGACAGAGCCAGTTTCCGCAGTATTACAGCCTGCCTTCCAGTTACGCGCCCGCGGGCCTGCCCAGCAGCGACGAGCACGGAGCCGCCGTGGGAGGGGCCGTGTACTCGGCCGTTAAGTCCGAAGAGGCCGCCTCAGCTGGACTACCTCCCAGAGGTGACTTTTCAATCTTGTAACTGCAAATTATGCTTGaatactatggaggaccaaaactgccaaaaattcaaaattaataaatgactaagtaaatacataaatgactaaaagtgaaaataaaaacggatattaaaaaaaaaataataattagaaaattatatccaaataaaatagaaatggaaataaaaagaacaaaaaatctatttgtatttaatttttgaattatactttgttacatccatttttattttcacctttagtcatttatatattttagtcatttatttatttatttttcattttcagttttcattttcttattcaaatgaggggggcggtcctaagcgtgttttgggttggactccgccgttgcacactgcctgtcattggtcgagtgagcaactcggcgaacaaggaagtctcgccggcgtGCAAcggacgactatcttgtccactgtcaccccgacttgttgcctagcaactcaagtcgcaagctAGACAGGACACggttaggaccgccccctcattcgaggaacatttcgacttggcagtaggGAGTAAAActggcaaaattcaaaataaataaatgactaaaagtgaaaataaaaaaaaacaaatataaaaaaaaatataattcaaaaattaaacacaaatgtattcaattatgtatatttctgtttaatatttttttttcgggtataattttcaaattatatttttatatccgtttgtattttcacttttagtcattcatttatttatttagtcatttatttattttgaattttggcaattttggtcctccatagaataCAGCAAGttcgattatttatttatttttttcttcttcttccattgTTTCTCTCGAAGATGCGTCCCCACCTGAGAATCTCCCAGGAGGAGCGGCTCTGCCTACTAGCGTGTCTCACCCCGCTGGAGCCAGAGACCAAGACGAGGTCGGACGTCGGAATTCAATGGGAAAAGCTAAAGGAAAGGCCAAAAAGGGTGACAGCTCCCCTTCTACTGAATCCGACCTGGAGGTAATCATGCCAATAATGCGTTGTATTTACTTGGTAACCATTTTAAGATATCAGTGTTATCATAATGTTTTTGAATACACTGAGTTCAATtatctcttgtttttttttgttttttgttttttttaagcgcgTCTTTCTGTGGGATCTGGATGAGACCATTATTATATTCCACTCACTGCTCACAGGCTCCTTTGCGCAAAAGTTTGGCAAGGTATGTCGACGtaaacagtagggatgtaacgatatccaaacatcacgatacgatattaccaCGATAtgaaacgtcacgatacgatacttatcacgatattgtgggggggtggggggtggggggggggggtagtttaaaaagatcacaatattgtaaaaaaaaaagaaaaaaaaaagctcatactaaaaaaagcacaatattgtgcttttgtacataacagcaatgcatataaaccacctacaatctctaataacaatattgaggcacttacttggtaatgcaagcacacattgatcgcttcacaagcaaattaggttccccttcatctgacaatcagcaaggattttaaacatagaaggccaaaacatccctcatgaaaattaaattgcactaataaactagccactagagggtgctagaactgcacaaatggaaatcaacctgactttttttttttttttttttttttaacagatgtgttccttttaaatattgtgaacatgacggcgacgatattgtggcagttttaatatcacgatatcacgatagtgcccttattgttacatccctagaaaaCAGTGACTAAAAATAACTAAGAAAATGGATATCTGAGCTCGTTTGTGTCCGGTATTAGGACCCAGCGACCATGCTGAACTTGGGCTTGCAGATGGAGGAGTTTATCTTTGAGTTGGCCGACAACCACCTGTTCTTCAACGACCTCGAGGTACAATTTCTTCGCTTACACTTACGCTTGCACTTTAAAGGATTGTAAAatggattcatttttttttaacaagttataCTTTCTGCTTTCAGGAATGTGACCAAGTCCACGTTGAGGATGTAGCCTCCGACGACAACGGGCAAGACCTAAGGTGCCCCCCCCCTTCTGTAAACTgccaaaataacattttcaaaaaggaTTTCTGATTATTTTCATGGCATTTGAGCGAATTGTCACCTGTTTCTCAGCAATTACAATTTCTTGGCGGATGGATTTAACGGCCCCAGCGGCGGAGGATCAGCTGGAACCACGACAGGCGTCCAGGGAGGTGTGGAGTGGATGCGCAAACTGGCTTTTCGCTACCGCCGCCTAAAAGAGATTTATAACACCTACAAGGGAAATGTCGGAGGTgagtagtgtttttttgtttttgttttttgagtgaggtcaatttaaattttattgATCATGCTCTTAAAAAGTCTTCCGTTTTATTTAGTGAATACTTCAGAAACACTCAGCAGATGGTGCAAATGTGCCCAATTTGACCAGTGAGCAtatttaaagaggaagtaaaGTCCAAAATGTTCTGTACCCAtaatctaaacacagcattgtgATTAAAAgtacgtttgtggaatatgaattaagcagcaaaaatccacccgtttttatccagctcagggggcggccatttcgtccacttactgttgactgaaaagtggcaaaatggtcgccccctaAGATAGATAAAAACGTGTAAATTTTGCCACGTAATTCATATTTCGCATGTAGTATTTAAACTAGTATAACATTAttgtaaacaacattttttaCTTCACCACctctttaaacatttaaaactaGTTACAAGTCTTACTAGGTCATGAA
This portion of the Festucalex cinctus isolate MCC-2025b chromosome 19, RoL_Fcin_1.0, whole genome shotgun sequence genome encodes:
- the eya3 gene encoding protein phosphatase EYA3 isoform X2 encodes the protein MAKKAKLDVDSGLEKEQSNLGEDGSPNAVLAPSEQGSSYSALSISQLGTRDRESDGEIGGAPQLNSYAHSADTTAASEYTQQVYEGSNPAVTSYPSPATFPPLTQSAVYSAFPQTGQTYGLPPFGAMWPGIKTETGLPEAPSGGQPGFLSFSATYTSSQPSQLHYSYPSQGSSFTTSSVYSNIPSATAATTASATVALQEFSGYNSLGQSQFPQYYSLPSSYAPAGLPSSDEHGAAVGGAVYSAVKSEEAASAGLPPRDASPPENLPGGAALPTSVSHPAGARDQDEVGRRNSMGKAKGKAKKGDSSPSTESDLERVFLWDLDETIIIFHSLLTGSFAQKFGKDPATMLNLGLQMEEFIFELADNHLFFNDLEECDQVHVEDVASDDNGQDLSNYNFLADGFNGPSGGGSAGTTTGVQGGVEWMRKLAFRYRRLKEIYNTYKGNVGGLLSPVKRELLLRLQSDIENVTDSWLSTALKSLLLIQSRGKCVNVLVTTTQLVPALAKVLLYGLGDVFPIENIYSATKIGKESCFERIVSRFGKKVTYVVIGDGRDEEFAAKQHNMPFWRISAHGDLVSLHQALELDFL
- the eya3 gene encoding protein phosphatase EYA3 isoform X3 yields the protein MDDSQELPAKKAKLDVDSGLEKEQSNLGEDGSPNAVLAPSEQGSSYSALSISQLGTRDRESDGEIGGAPQLNSYAHSADTTAASEYTQQVYEGSNPAVTSYPSPATFPPLTQSAVYSAFPQTGQTYGLPPFGSSFTTSSVYSNIPSATAATTASATVALQEFSGYNSLGQSQFPQYYSLPSSYAPAGLPSSDEHGAAVGGAVYSAVKSEEAASAGLPPRDASPPENLPGGAALPTSVSHPAGARDQDEVGRRNSMGKAKGKAKKGDSSPSTESDLERVFLWDLDETIIIFHSLLTGSFAQKFGKDPATMLNLGLQMEEFIFELADNHLFFNDLEECDQVHVEDVASDDNGQDLSNYNFLADGFNGPSGGGSAGTTTGVQGGVEWMRKLAFRYRRLKEIYNTYKGNVGGLLSPVKRELLLRLQSDIENVTDSWLSTALKSLLLIQSRGKCVNVLVTTTQLVPALAKVLLYGLGDVFPIENIYSATKIGKESCFERIVSRFGKKVTYVVIGDGRDEEFAAKQHNMPFWRISAHGDLVSLHQALELDFL
- the eya3 gene encoding protein phosphatase EYA3 isoform X1, whose translation is MDDSQELPAKKAKLDVDSGLEKEQSNLGEDGSPNAVLAPSEQGSSYSALSISQLGTRDRESDGEIGGAPQLNSYAHSADTTAASEYTQQVYEGSNPAVTSYPSPATFPPLTQSAVYSAFPQTGQTYGLPPFGAMWPGIKTETGLPEAPSGGQPGFLSFSATYTSSQPSQLHYSYPSQGSSFTTSSVYSNIPSATAATTASATVALQEFSGYNSLGQSQFPQYYSLPSSYAPAGLPSSDEHGAAVGGAVYSAVKSEEAASAGLPPRDASPPENLPGGAALPTSVSHPAGARDQDEVGRRNSMGKAKGKAKKGDSSPSTESDLERVFLWDLDETIIIFHSLLTGSFAQKFGKDPATMLNLGLQMEEFIFELADNHLFFNDLEECDQVHVEDVASDDNGQDLSNYNFLADGFNGPSGGGSAGTTTGVQGGVEWMRKLAFRYRRLKEIYNTYKGNVGGLLSPVKRELLLRLQSDIENVTDSWLSTALKSLLLIQSRGKCVNVLVTTTQLVPALAKVLLYGLGDVFPIENIYSATKIGKESCFERIVSRFGKKVTYVVIGDGRDEEFAAKQHNMPFWRISAHGDLVSLHQALELDFL